One Succinispira mobilis DSM 6222 genomic window carries:
- a CDS encoding NAD(P)/FAD-dependent oxidoreductase: protein MYDVGIIGGGPAAIFAAYEFVLKYPKIKIIMLEEGHDIRKRSCPIALKKVEQCISCNPCNIMRGFGGAGAFSDGKYNFTTEFGGWLNEYLSKDEVIELIDYVDQLNLEQGAPAEYFTTKNSTISRKALGHDLHLLNAKVRHLGTENNLRILEHISDILKEKITLICDTKVETIKVGESSFELLTNSSELESVNCKYLIAAPGRAGAEWFSQQCIKLGLNLINNQVDVGVRVEVPAEVFAHITDEVYEAKLVYRTKQYGDLVRTFCMNPNGYVVAENTDGIITVNGHSYRDVSLHSKNTNFALLVSNTFTEPFKEPLQYGKKIASFSNMLGGGVLVQRFGDLIKGRRTDEKRMSKSFTKATLKATPGDLSLVLPKRHLDNIIEMIYALDNIAPGMANDDTLLYGVEVKFYSSRLELSNKLETKIPNMFAIGDGAGVTRGLSQASASGVYVAREIAKRISQ, encoded by the coding sequence ATGTATGATGTAGGAATAATTGGTGGTGGCCCCGCGGCAATTTTTGCAGCTTATGAATTTGTTTTGAAATACCCCAAGATTAAGATAATTATGCTTGAGGAAGGGCATGATATTAGAAAACGCAGTTGTCCTATAGCTTTAAAAAAAGTTGAGCAGTGTATTAGTTGTAATCCCTGCAATATCATGCGCGGTTTTGGCGGTGCAGGAGCATTTTCAGATGGTAAATATAACTTCACCACTGAATTTGGTGGTTGGCTTAATGAATATTTATCAAAGGACGAAGTAATTGAACTAATCGATTATGTCGATCAACTAAATTTAGAACAAGGTGCTCCAGCTGAATATTTTACTACAAAGAATTCTACTATTTCTCGAAAAGCGCTAGGTCATGATCTACACTTATTAAACGCAAAAGTAAGACATCTAGGGACAGAAAATAATCTTAGAATTTTAGAACATATTTCAGATATTCTGAAAGAAAAAATCACTTTAATTTGTGATACCAAGGTAGAAACAATTAAAGTTGGCGAGAGTAGTTTTGAATTGTTGACAAATAGCTCTGAATTAGAATCTGTAAACTGCAAGTATTTGATTGCCGCGCCAGGGAGAGCTGGTGCGGAATGGTTTAGTCAACAATGTATAAAACTTGGTTTGAACTTGATAAACAATCAAGTTGATGTTGGGGTAAGAGTAGAAGTGCCAGCAGAAGTTTTTGCACATATTACGGACGAAGTTTACGAAGCTAAATTGGTATATCGCACAAAACAGTATGGCGATTTGGTCAGAACTTTCTGTATGAATCCTAATGGTTACGTAGTTGCAGAAAATACAGATGGAATTATTACGGTTAATGGACATAGTTATCGAGATGTAAGTTTACATAGTAAAAATACTAACTTTGCTCTGTTAGTAAGTAATACGTTTACGGAACCATTTAAAGAACCATTACAATATGGTAAGAAGATAGCTTCGTTTTCCAATATGCTTGGTGGGGGAGTACTGGTGCAAAGATTCGGTGATTTGATAAAAGGTCGTAGAACTGATGAAAAACGTATGAGCAAAAGTTTTACTAAAGCTACACTAAAAGCAACTCCTGGTGACTTGAGTTTAGTATTGCCTAAAAGGCATTTGGATAATATTATTGAAATGATTTATGCGTTAGATAATATTGCCCCAGGCATGGCTAATGATGATACATTGCTATATGGTGTGGAAGTTAAATTTTATAGTTCACGCTTGGAATTAAGCAATAAGTTAGAAACTAAAATTCCAAATATGTTTGCTATTGGTGATGGAGCTGGAGTGACACGTGGATTGTCTCAAGCTAGTGCTAGTGGTGTATATGTGGCACGAGAGATAGCAAAGAGAATTTCCCAATAA
- a CDS encoding BMP family ABC transporter substrate-binding protein: MKKWAKGLAFVLLASSLLMAGCGAKKEEKPKVAEKTKVAFVLVSPAKDGGWSESHENGRIYLEKNLPNVETTVVASVPEGADSERVISQLASQGNKVIFTTSFGYMDPTLNVAKKFPDVVFMHASGFKSEKNMGNYFGRIYEARYLTGMVAGKETQSNVIGYVAAFPIPEVVRGINAFTLGVKAVNPNAKVKVIWTNTWYDPAKEKQAALSLIDAGADIITQHQNTTGPQQAAQERGKFGIGYNLDMSAVAPKAVLTSAIWNWGPFYKKVVEGVQNGTWKMENYWGGMKDGVVDIAPYGPMVKEDTRKIVDAAKQGIKDGKLMIFKGPLKDQEGNLKIADGQVMADKELLSFDWFVEGVEGNIAK; this comes from the coding sequence ATGAAAAAATGGGCCAAGGGTTTAGCGTTTGTATTATTAGCAAGCAGTTTGTTAATGGCTGGTTGCGGCGCTAAAAAAGAAGAAAAACCTAAAGTAGCGGAAAAAACGAAAGTTGCTTTTGTTTTAGTAAGCCCAGCTAAAGATGGTGGTTGGTCGGAATCACATGAAAATGGCAGAATTTATTTAGAAAAAAACTTGCCTAACGTAGAAACGACAGTTGTAGCTTCTGTTCCAGAAGGGGCAGATTCAGAACGAGTTATTAGTCAGTTGGCTAGCCAAGGAAATAAAGTTATTTTCACTACTAGTTTTGGGTATATGGATCCAACTTTAAATGTAGCCAAAAAATTTCCTGACGTAGTATTTATGCATGCTAGTGGCTTTAAATCTGAAAAAAATATGGGTAATTATTTTGGGAGAATTTATGAAGCACGCTATTTGACAGGAATGGTTGCAGGAAAAGAAACACAAAGTAATGTAATTGGCTATGTGGCTGCTTTCCCAATTCCAGAAGTGGTGCGAGGCATAAATGCTTTTACCCTAGGTGTCAAAGCAGTGAATCCGAATGCCAAGGTAAAAGTAATTTGGACTAATACTTGGTATGATCCAGCGAAAGAAAAACAAGCAGCACTAAGTTTAATTGATGCAGGTGCCGATATAATAACTCAACATCAAAATACTACTGGACCACAGCAAGCGGCGCAAGAACGTGGCAAATTTGGTATTGGTTATAATCTAGATATGAGTGCCGTAGCTCCTAAAGCAGTATTAACATCAGCAATTTGGAATTGGGGTCCTTTTTATAAAAAAGTTGTTGAAGGTGTGCAAAATGGAACTTGGAAAATGGAAAACTATTGGGGTGGGATGAAAGATGGTGTTGTAGATATTGCACCTTACGGTCCAATGGTCAAAGAGGATACAAGGAAAATAGTAGATGCGGCTAAACAAGGAATTAAAGATGGGAAATTAATGATTTTTAAAGGACCATTAAAAGATCAAGAAGGTAATTTAAAAATAGCAGACGGTCAAGTAATGGCAGATAAAGAGTTATTGAGCTTTGACTGGTTTGTTGAAGGTGTAGAAGGAAATATTGCTAAATAA
- the serA gene encoding phosphoglycerate dehydrogenase, with translation MKIIVTEKIADKGIEVLKQAKDVQVDVRFDIERAELLKIIPEYDAIVVRSVTKINEEFYQHATNLKVVGRAGNGVDNIDVEGATKRGIIAVNTPESNIVSAAEHSIGLLLSSARNITMAHERITSKVWDRNGLKGSELLGKTVGIIGLGRIGGLVATRLKAFDMKIIAYDPYIGEARFQKYGAERCGTLDELLAKADFITVHTPKTEETFNMISDEQFKKVKKGVRVVNCARGGIINEDALAKALKAGIVGSAGIDVLVDEPNPTSPLIGMDHCVLTPHIGADTVEAQDNVGKTIAEEVLAALRGEIVPNAVNLPTLQPQELGVMKNYLQLGEFLGKIYYQLEKEAIDKVEIIYQGLDKIETSMLSRAILKGLFQPILKERVNYVNALLTAEARGVDVIESINKTADKHQNLIKLNICSAEKIFTVSGTVFDKTEIRILEIDGYKFDLTPTPFMLVAKNEDKPGMIGQIGTLLGASKVNIATMQVSRAEDSAMMFMTVDSNVNKATLDLLRGLEGIIKVDLVRL, from the coding sequence ATGAAAATCATAGTAACAGAAAAAATCGCGGATAAAGGTATTGAGGTTTTAAAACAAGCTAAGGACGTTCAAGTTGATGTAAGATTTGATATTGAAAGAGCGGAGCTTTTGAAGATTATTCCCGAATACGATGCAATTGTAGTAAGAAGTGTGACTAAGATAAACGAAGAGTTCTATCAGCATGCGACTAATCTTAAAGTAGTAGGTCGTGCTGGTAATGGGGTAGATAATATTGATGTTGAAGGGGCTACTAAACGTGGTATAATAGCGGTAAATACTCCAGAATCAAATATTGTTTCGGCAGCAGAACACAGCATTGGCTTGTTATTATCTTCAGCTCGTAATATAACTATGGCTCATGAGCGGATTACCAGTAAAGTTTGGGATCGTAATGGCTTAAAAGGTTCAGAACTACTAGGTAAAACAGTGGGAATTATTGGCTTGGGTAGAATAGGTGGCTTAGTGGCGACTAGATTAAAAGCTTTTGATATGAAAATAATTGCTTACGACCCTTATATTGGCGAAGCTCGTTTCCAAAAATATGGAGCAGAAAGATGTGGTACTTTAGATGAATTACTAGCTAAAGCAGATTTTATTACTGTTCATACTCCGAAGACAGAAGAAACTTTTAATATGATTAGTGATGAACAGTTTAAAAAAGTCAAAAAAGGTGTTCGGGTTGTAAACTGTGCACGCGGTGGAATTATCAATGAAGATGCACTCGCAAAAGCTTTAAAAGCAGGAATAGTAGGTAGTGCTGGTATAGATGTTTTGGTAGATGAACCTAATCCAACGTCACCATTGATTGGTATGGACCATTGTGTGCTTACACCTCATATTGGGGCAGATACAGTTGAAGCGCAAGATAATGTAGGTAAAACCATAGCAGAAGAAGTTTTAGCAGCTTTAAGAGGGGAAATAGTGCCAAATGCGGTTAATCTACCAACCTTACAACCACAAGAATTAGGTGTAATGAAAAACTACTTGCAATTGGGTGAATTTTTAGGGAAAATATATTATCAATTAGAAAAAGAAGCTATTGATAAAGTTGAAATTATATATCAAGGGCTAGATAAGATTGAAACATCAATGTTATCTAGAGCTATTTTAAAAGGCTTGTTCCAACCAATTTTGAAAGAGCGTGTTAACTATGTAAATGCACTTTTGACGGCCGAAGCTCGTGGTGTGGATGTGATTGAAAGTATTAATAAGACTGCTGACAAGCATCAAAATCTAATTAAATTAAATATTTGTAGTGCAGAAAAAATATTTACGGTAAGCGGTACAGTATTTGATAAAACGGAAATTAGAATTTTAGAAATAGATGGTTATAAATTTGATTTAACACCTACGCCATTTATGCTAGTTGCTAAAAATGAGGATAAGCCAGGAATGATCGGTCAAATTGGGACACTTCTAGGTGCGAGTAAGGTAAATATTGCCACAATGCAAGTTAGTCGTGCCGAGGATTCAGCAATGATGTTTATGACTGTTGATTCTAATGTAAATAAAGCTACATTGGATCTGTTAAGAGGTTTAGAAGGAATTATTAAGGTAGATTTGGTGAGACTGTAA
- a CDS encoding DUF2156 domain-containing protein produces the protein MIFILFKDIELTDKPVFDEYFNYKIYFGSECAFANMFAWRKCYHIKWLEIENCLIIKVRRDEIDFFLPPFPKNGANIDIALDLILAQIKANPACEIRGIYQDALNDISKSFWDNFELTSDRDNFDYVYNREDLAKLAGRKYHSKKNHINAFLKLYPDYQYLPLTTDLIPQCKEFLGKWFLAKGISSDHSIRCEMSAINQSLNNLEALEIQGGTIFIDGQMEAFTYGEAINKDVAIIHVEKANPAIRGLYAKINQDFCNNAWQSIKYINREEDMGLEGLRKAKESYNPVFMVEKYSAKLKGI, from the coding sequence GTGATTTTTATTTTATTTAAAGATATAGAACTTACAGACAAACCTGTTTTTGATGAATATTTCAATTACAAAATTTACTTTGGTTCAGAGTGCGCCTTTGCTAATATGTTTGCTTGGCGTAAATGCTACCATATAAAATGGTTAGAAATCGAAAACTGTCTAATAATCAAGGTCCGCCGTGATGAAATCGATTTTTTTCTACCGCCTTTTCCCAAAAATGGCGCCAATATCGATATTGCCTTAGATTTAATCTTAGCTCAAATAAAAGCTAATCCCGCCTGTGAAATTCGTGGAATTTACCAAGACGCTCTAAATGATATTAGTAAAAGTTTTTGGGATAATTTTGAATTAACTTCCGATCGTGATAATTTCGACTATGTCTATAATCGTGAAGATTTAGCAAAGTTAGCGGGTCGCAAGTATCATTCTAAAAAAAATCATATTAATGCTTTTCTAAAATTATATCCCGACTATCAATATTTGCCTTTAACTACAGATTTGATCCCTCAATGCAAAGAATTTCTAGGAAAATGGTTTCTCGCCAAAGGAATTTCTAGTGATCACAGTATTCGTTGTGAAATGAGTGCTATCAATCAATCACTAAATAATCTAGAAGCCTTAGAAATTCAAGGAGGGACTATTTTTATTGATGGGCAAATGGAAGCTTTTACTTATGGTGAAGCGATAAATAAAGACGTTGCTATAATTCATGTAGAAAAAGCTAATCCCGCAATTCGCGGTCTTTACGCTAAAATTAATCAAGATTTTTGCAACAATGCTTGGCAAAGCATTAAATATATTAATCGTGAAGAAGATATGGGTCTTGAAGGCCTGCGTAAAGCTAAAGAATCTTACAATCCTGTATTTATGGTAGAAAAATATTCTGCAAAACTAAAGGGGATTTAA
- a CDS encoding GNAT family N-acetyltransferase produces the protein MQVRLLNNTDLIQAQHLWDYSFEKKDTPFFQWYFNEYVTAHNIIGYFAQDKLLTMLCANPYQMQINNNPVTTRYIVGVTTAPEARGLGTFSQLLAYTFRKLQTENIYIVLLKPIVAKLYTHYGFAFCHNHLRYNLTLEQLSFFQKDNTIELKLFDLASCAIQDLQEIYTSSLANYNGYILRSNLDFQNLLKVHFLEGGHLLIAYKNKQPLGYLLYHFDSEAFTISELMTADATCQNTFLNFVYQHRTQTKLCKWRATPDNLAYLNLDIKQADDFNFPQLAPFMMARIINVQEALVNLNCIIEPNIAIKLAIKIEDSFVKENNAVFSLKTLPNNKLFVEKSELAEFQIQMSISTFTQLYLGAYPVDSLIRQDLIKATNPKYVAILQLLFPPKTNYINEEF, from the coding sequence ATGCAAGTGCGTTTGCTAAACAATACTGACCTTATTCAAGCGCAACACTTATGGGATTATTCTTTTGAAAAAAAAGATACTCCTTTTTTTCAATGGTACTTTAATGAATATGTTACAGCGCATAATATTATTGGTTATTTTGCTCAAGATAAATTGCTAACAATGCTTTGTGCAAATCCTTATCAAATGCAAATCAACAATAATCCTGTTACAACCCGCTATATTGTTGGTGTAACTACTGCGCCTGAAGCTCGTGGTTTAGGAACATTTTCCCAACTATTAGCCTACACTTTTAGAAAGTTGCAAACAGAAAATATCTATATCGTTTTACTAAAACCAATAGTTGCCAAACTTTATACTCATTATGGTTTTGCTTTTTGCCATAATCATTTACGCTATAATCTAACACTAGAGCAGTTAAGTTTTTTCCAAAAAGACAATACCATTGAACTTAAACTGTTTGACTTGGCAAGTTGTGCTATTCAAGATTTGCAAGAAATCTACACCTCAAGTTTAGCTAATTATAATGGCTACATTCTCAGAAGTAACTTAGATTTCCAAAATCTGCTTAAAGTTCATTTTCTCGAAGGCGGCCATTTGTTGATTGCTTATAAAAACAAACAGCCGCTAGGATATCTGCTTTACCATTTTGATTCCGAAGCTTTTACTATTTCTGAATTAATGACCGCAGATGCAACTTGTCAAAATACGTTTTTAAACTTTGTTTACCAACATCGTACCCAAACTAAATTATGCAAATGGCGGGCAACACCTGATAATCTGGCTTATCTAAATTTAGATATAAAGCAAGCTGATGACTTTAATTTTCCGCAATTGGCACCTTTTATGATGGCTAGAATTATCAATGTTCAAGAAGCTTTAGTTAATCTTAACTGTATTATAGAGCCAAACATTGCAATTAAACTGGCAATCAAAATCGAAGATTCTTTTGTTAAAGAAAATAATGCAGTTTTTTCTCTAAAAACTCTGCCTAACAATAAACTTTTTGTTGAGAAATCTGAATTAGCCGAATTTCAAATCCAAATGTCGATCAGCACCTTCACTCAACTTTACTTGGGCGCTTATCCAGTTGACAGCTTAATTAGACAAGATTTAATTAAAGCTACTAATCCAAAATATGTAGCTATTCTGCAGTTATTATTCCCACCTAAAACAAATTATATTAATGAAGAATTCTAA
- a CDS encoding phosphoribosylformylglycinamidine synthase, which produces MVKRIFVEKKPAFAVEAKSLLVDLQNTLGITTLTNLRLINRYDISGINTEEYQLAKSIVLSEPPVDDVYDEELPIDTETFFIVEYLPGQYDQRADSAAQCIQILTQKNPPLVNYAKVYLLYGNITEEQLLQIKKYCINPVEAREAISTKPESLEIIHAEPENVLSLQGFTKMSKEQLQEFKNSYSLAMSLEDVAFCQQYFLSEQRDPTITEIRVLDTYWSDHCRHTTFNTQIEDIDIITHKYNRGVQEAFDKYQASREQVYGALSDRKITLMDIAVMGMKSLRSKGQLDDLDVSDEINACSIVVPVKIDDTVEDWLVMFKNETHNHPTEIEPFGGAATCLGGAIRDPLSGRAYVYQAMRITGAANPLAPISETLPGKLPQRKITIGAASGYSSYGNQIGLATGYVREYYHPDFVAKRMEVGAVIGAAPKSAVIRQTPVEGDLVVLLGGQTGRDGCGGATGSSKEHDLDSLTTCGAEVQKGNAPTERKIQRLFRNSKVTQLIKRCNDFGAGGVSVAIGELTDSLEINLDMVPKKYAGLDGTELAISESQERMAVVVAANNAEAFINFAHAENLEATIVAKVTNTNRLVMNWRGQNIVNLCRDFLNTNGVAQKTNIIVKPPTETNYFEQNFQADPTNLTESWLANLRDLNVCSQKGLVERFDSTIGANTVVMPFGGQTQLTPAEGMVAKIPALKGEVKTASIMTCGYNPDLAKWSPFHGGMYAAIESIARAVALGANPDKIRLTLQEYFEKLTDESSWGKPFAALLGAYLVQEKLATPAIGGKDSMSGTFMDKNVPPTLISFAVGTADANKVVTNEFKTANSSVIFLSCPRDEAEVVDFKLYKEQLDCVHKAILADKVLASATVGLGGIAATISKMCFGNNLGFAFNKEVLDLNSLFVPNIGGLVLEVANDSLNFFEDIEYLVLGNTLNTPDILINNTTISLAIAKENWQQTLEPIFPTTKAALETAVIDNIYTQAVPLCYPGNIAKPRVVIPVFPGTNCEYDSKRAFELAGATVETVVIRNYSIASLNESVQYLAKTINNSQILMFPGGFSAGDEPDGSGKFIAALFRNNYLNEAVTDLLDNRQGLILGICNGFQALIKLGLVPYGKILPMHGNSPTLTYNNIGRHISTVASTKITSNLSPWLSLVQPNDIHSIALSHGEGKFYASEAEIAQLFKNGQVATQYVDLQGQPTMDKAFNPNGSLYAIEGITSPDGRVLGKMGHSERLGKNIMKNIHGHKDQLIFQAGVNYFN; this is translated from the coding sequence ATGGTAAAACGCATTTTTGTAGAGAAAAAACCAGCTTTTGCTGTTGAAGCAAAAAGTCTCTTGGTTGATTTACAAAATACTCTTGGGATTACAACTTTAACAAACTTAAGATTAATTAATCGCTATGATATTTCTGGTATTAATACGGAAGAATATCAGTTAGCTAAAAGTATTGTCCTCTCTGAACCTCCAGTAGACGATGTTTACGACGAAGAACTTCCTATAGATACTGAAACTTTTTTCATTGTTGAATACCTACCTGGTCAATATGATCAACGCGCTGATTCTGCAGCACAATGTATTCAAATTCTTACGCAAAAAAATCCACCTCTGGTTAATTACGCTAAAGTTTATTTGCTTTATGGAAATATTACAGAAGAACAACTTCTTCAAATAAAAAAATACTGCATAAATCCCGTAGAAGCACGCGAAGCTATTTCAACCAAGCCAGAAAGTTTGGAAATAATCCATGCTGAACCCGAAAATGTCCTTAGCCTCCAAGGTTTTACCAAAATGTCTAAAGAGCAGCTCCAAGAATTTAAAAATTCTTATTCTTTAGCTATGAGCCTAGAAGACGTGGCTTTTTGCCAGCAATATTTTCTTTCTGAGCAACGCGACCCAACAATCACCGAAATACGTGTTCTCGACACTTACTGGTCTGACCATTGTCGTCATACCACTTTTAACACACAAATTGAAGATATTGATATTATAACTCATAAATATAACCGCGGTGTACAAGAGGCTTTCGATAAATACCAAGCCAGTCGCGAGCAAGTCTATGGTGCGCTAAGTGACCGTAAAATAACTTTAATGGACATCGCTGTAATGGGCATGAAAAGTTTGCGCAGTAAAGGTCAACTAGATGATCTAGATGTTTCTGATGAAATAAATGCTTGTAGCATTGTCGTACCCGTGAAAATTGATGATACAGTTGAAGATTGGTTGGTAATGTTTAAAAATGAAACTCATAACCATCCCACTGAAATCGAACCATTTGGTGGCGCTGCTACTTGCTTAGGCGGTGCTATTCGCGATCCACTTTCTGGCAGAGCCTACGTGTATCAAGCTATGAGAATCACCGGTGCGGCCAATCCTTTAGCCCCAATTAGTGAAACTTTGCCGGGGAAATTACCACAACGCAAAATAACTATCGGCGCCGCTAGCGGGTATAGTTCTTACGGAAATCAGATTGGTCTAGCTACTGGCTATGTACGCGAATATTATCATCCTGATTTCGTCGCCAAACGTATGGAAGTCGGAGCTGTAATTGGTGCTGCACCTAAAAGTGCTGTAATTCGCCAAACACCAGTGGAAGGCGATTTAGTAGTTTTACTAGGCGGTCAAACAGGGCGCGACGGTTGTGGTGGCGCAACAGGTTCATCTAAAGAACATGATCTTGATTCTTTAACAACTTGTGGCGCCGAAGTACAAAAAGGTAATGCACCTACCGAGCGCAAAATTCAAAGGCTGTTTAGGAACTCTAAAGTAACACAGTTAATTAAACGATGTAACGATTTTGGTGCTGGCGGTGTTTCTGTTGCTATCGGTGAATTAACTGATTCCTTAGAAATAAATTTAGATATGGTTCCCAAAAAATATGCTGGTTTAGATGGCACAGAATTGGCAATTTCAGAATCGCAAGAACGTATGGCTGTTGTTGTTGCTGCTAATAATGCTGAAGCTTTTATAAATTTCGCCCATGCAGAAAATCTAGAGGCGACAATAGTTGCTAAAGTTACAAACACTAACCGTTTGGTTATGAACTGGCGCGGTCAAAATATTGTTAATCTTTGTCGTGATTTTTTAAATACTAATGGTGTAGCTCAAAAAACTAATATTATTGTAAAACCACCTACTGAAACTAACTACTTTGAACAAAATTTCCAAGCCGATCCAACTAATCTTACTGAATCCTGGTTGGCTAATCTGCGTGATTTAAATGTATGCAGCCAAAAAGGATTAGTGGAACGCTTTGATAGTACAATAGGTGCGAATACTGTGGTCATGCCTTTCGGTGGTCAAACCCAATTAACTCCAGCAGAAGGAATGGTAGCTAAAATTCCAGCCTTAAAAGGTGAAGTGAAAACTGCTAGCATTATGACTTGTGGTTATAATCCTGATTTGGCAAAATGGAGTCCTTTCCATGGGGGCATGTATGCCGCAATAGAAAGTATTGCTCGTGCCGTTGCTCTAGGTGCTAACCCTGATAAAATTCGCTTAACTTTACAAGAATACTTCGAAAAATTAACCGATGAAAGCTCTTGGGGCAAACCTTTTGCGGCTTTATTAGGGGCCTATTTAGTGCAAGAAAAGTTAGCTACACCTGCCATCGGTGGTAAAGACAGTATGTCTGGAACATTTATGGATAAAAACGTTCCTCCAACCTTAATCTCTTTTGCAGTAGGTACTGCCGACGCTAATAAAGTTGTGACCAATGAATTTAAGACTGCTAACAGTAGCGTTATTTTCCTATCTTGTCCTCGCGATGAAGCTGAAGTAGTTGATTTTAAACTATACAAAGAGCAACTTGACTGTGTACACAAGGCTATATTGGCAGATAAAGTTCTTGCCAGCGCTACAGTCGGTTTAGGGGGAATTGCCGCAACTATTAGCAAAATGTGTTTTGGTAACAACTTAGGTTTTGCTTTTAATAAAGAAGTCCTGGACCTAAATAGTTTATTTGTGCCTAATATCGGCGGCTTAGTTTTAGAAGTGGCTAATGATAGCCTAAACTTTTTTGAAGATATTGAGTATCTGGTGTTAGGTAATACCCTTAATACTCCGGATATTTTAATTAATAATACGACCATATCTCTAGCCATTGCTAAAGAAAATTGGCAACAAACACTTGAGCCAATTTTCCCAACTACCAAGGCTGCGTTAGAAACCGCCGTTATTGATAATATCTATACTCAAGCTGTGCCCCTTTGTTATCCAGGAAATATTGCCAAACCTCGTGTTGTTATCCCCGTTTTCCCTGGAACAAATTGTGAATACGATAGCAAACGTGCTTTCGAATTAGCTGGAGCTACAGTGGAAACTGTGGTAATACGCAATTATAGTATTGCTAGTCTCAATGAAAGTGTGCAATATTTAGCTAAAACTATTAACAACTCCCAAATTCTTATGTTCCCTGGTGGTTTTAGCGCTGGTGACGAACCAGATGGTTCAGGAAAATTCATTGCAGCTCTATTTAGAAATAACTATTTAAATGAGGCGGTAACCGACTTGCTCGACAATCGTCAAGGTTTAATTTTAGGTATTTGCAACGGTTTTCAAGCCTTGATTAAATTAGGCCTTGTACCTTACGGCAAAATCTTACCTATGCATGGCAACTCTCCTACTTTAACTTACAACAATATTGGTCGCCATATTTCTACTGTTGCAAGCACCAAAATAACTTCTAATCTTTCACCATGGCTATCACTTGTCCAACCAAATGATATTCATTCTATTGCTCTATCGCACGGCGAAGGTAAATTTTATGCTAGCGAAGCTGAAATCGCTCAGTTATTTAAAAATGGCCAAGTAGCTACACAATACGTTGACTTACAAGGTCAGCCAACTATGGATAAAGCCTTTAATCCTAATGGTTCTTTGTATGCTATCGAAGGTATTACTAGCCCTGATGGTAGAGTATTGGGAAAAATGGGACATTCTGAACGCCTTGGCAAAAATATTATGAAAAACATTCACGGTCATAAAGATCAATTGATTTTCCAAGCAGGTGTAAATTATTTCAACTAA